Below is a window of Dethiosulfovibrio peptidovorans DNA.
CGTCTCTCGAACAACGCCGATATCTTGCTTAGGGGGCGTCGTTGTCCTATAGTTGGGCGTATCTGCATGGATCAATGTATGGTGCGTGTAGATGGTTCTGTTGAAGTGGGGGATGAAGTCACTCTCATAGGCCGACAGGGACAAGAGAAAATTACACCGTACGAATTTGCTGATCGTCTTGGTACTATCGTGACGCCGGTTGCTCTCATGATGGGAAAAAGAGTGAAGCGGCTCTATTCTGACCCCGAAGGAGTTTGATTTTTAGGGATGCTTACTCTCAAACGAATGGTTTTTTTGCAGTTTTTTCTAAAGTTGCAGTAGACGAGTAAAAGCCTCACCCTAGGAATCCTAAGGAGAGGCTTTATGTCCTTTTTAGTCGATGAGATGAGTTTTTATTTGGCGGAGGAGGTGGGATTTGAACCCACGGAGGAGCAGAGCCCCTCACTTGATTTCGAGTCAAGCGCCTTCGACCACTCGGCCACTCCTCCCCGATGAGGACTCATTATACTCACTGGTCACTGGTTTTGCAAGCCTCCCCATCTTTCTATGTGCCTCTCTCAGGAGCGACGGCGCTCACGGAAAAAATCCTGAAGAAGGCGACGACAAAGGTCCTCCTCGACGCCGGAGGTGGTGAGACACCGATGGTTCAGTCTTGAGTCCGACGTGATGTCGTACAGGGTTCCGCTGGCACCGGCTCTGGGGTCGGTACAGCCGTACACCAGGCGGGTGATCCGGCTTTGGACGATGGCTCCTGCACACATGGGGCAGGGCTCCAGGGTGACGAAGATCTCGCATCCCGACAGATTCCAGCTCTTTCGAGCCTGAGCGGCGTCGCGGATAGCTACGATCTCGGCGTGAGCGGTGGGGTCGTGGAGCAGTCGTCGTCGGTTTCGGCCCAGTCCGATGATCTGGTCATCCCATACCACTACGGCTCCAACCGGTATATCTCCCTCTTGAGCTGCTGTCCTGGCTTGCTTGAGGGCCTCAGCCATAAAGGCGATGGTTCGGCTATCGAAGGGCACGGACCGTCCCATCCGCAGTGCCCACGAACAGGAGCCCTTCGGCGATCACGGGCGTCGAGATCACGCTGGCTCCCAGGTTAGTTTCCCACTTGGTGGACCCCGTCGTACTGTCCAGAGCCTTGAGGGTTCCCGACGATGTGATGAGAAAGACGACCCCCTGAGCGGCGATTGGTGAACTTGTCACGCCCTCCCCTACGTTGAGAGACCACAGAGACTTTCCCTTAGTCGTCTCCACAGCGTGGACCGTCCCTGACGATGTGCCCCAGAAAGCTTTTTCATCAGCAAGGGCAATATGCGTTGAGATGGCTCCATTTCCCTTGAACTGCCACTTGGGGATCACTCCCTTGACCTGAATGGCATGCAGGACTCCATCCCAGCCGCCGTAGTAGACGATTCCGTCGCTGTACGAGGGAGCGACATCGATGGGGCCGCCGGACGAACCGCCCCAAAGGCGTTTCCCTGTTTTCAAATCCAAGGCATGAAACCCTCCAGCGTGATCGCCCACGAAGACCAACGAGTCCACAACGGTGGGTGATGAACGAATGTCTCGTTGGGTCTTAAAACACCAGAGGGTATGTCCGTCATCGGCGTTCATACAGGTCACGATCCCCTCAAGGTCGGTGGCAATCAGTCGATTCCCCAAGAGGGCCAGGGACGATATGATGCCGCCCGAGCCTTGATCGGGCGGGAGAGAGCTCAGTTTAGCATTCCAAAGGATTGATCCAGATTCGGCTGCCAAGGCGTAGACAGCTCCCGATCCTGAGCCTGTGTACAGACGATTCCCTGATACAATGGGCGCACCGTACAGCATGACGTCAAATCGGAGTTGCCAGAGAATC
It encodes the following:
- a CDS encoding tRNA-specific adenosine deaminase, producing MGRSVPFDSRTIAFMAEALKQARTAAQEGDIPVGAVVVWDDQIIGLGRNRRRLLHDPTAHAEIVAIRDAAQARKSWNLSGCEIFVTLEPCPMCAGAIVQSRITRLVYGCTDPRAGASGTLYDITSDSRLNHRCLTTSGVEEDLCRRLLQDFFRERRRS